The following are from one region of the Gossypium hirsutum isolate 1008001.06 chromosome D03, Gossypium_hirsutum_v2.1, whole genome shotgun sequence genome:
- the LOC107951760 gene encoding putative gamma-glutamylcyclotransferase At3g02910, whose product MGVELENSNCTNLVFTYGTLKRGFANHVLLQDLMRTGDAVFKGTYCTLQKYPLVCGPYRVPFLLNMAGSGLRVTGELYAVSARGLDRLDELEGTSRGHYERRPIHLTPAGEEELLPCAAQAYYAHKSYEEEMWKRNGRKGFGVYSEKEAKGYVKRKDRPQNLSFLDHIRIFISSPSD is encoded by the coding sequence ATGGGTGTGGAATTGGAAAACAGTAATTGTACGAACCTCGTGTTCACATATGGCACCTTGAAACGGGGCTTTGCCAATCACGTGCTCCTTCAAGATTTGATGCGAACGGGAGACGCCGTATTCAAAGGCACTTACTGTACCCTGCAGAAATACCCGCTCGTTTGCGGGCCATACCGCGTCCCTTTCCTCCTCAACATGGCCGGTTCGGGACTCCGAGTCACGGGAGAGTTGTACGCAGTGTCGGCTCGGGGGCTGGACCGCCTGGACGAATTGGAAGGCACAAGTCGCGGGCATTACGAGCGGAGGCCCATCCATCTGACGCCGGCTGGGGAGGAAGAGCTATTGCCGTGCGCAGCTCAGGCGTATTACGCGCACAAGAGTTACGAGGAGGAGATGTGGAAGAGGAACGGGAGAAAAGGGTTTGGGGTATATTCGGAGAAAGAAGCCAAAGGTTATGTGAAACGTAAGGATAGGCCTCAAAATCTCAGTTTCTTGGATCATATTAGGATCTTCATTTCGTCTCCTTCTGATTAa